A window of Cytobacillus sp. FSL H8-0458 genomic DNA:
TTGTTGTTCATGATGGAAGTGTTGGGCAGTGGATTATGGCTTCAAGTCTGGTCATTCATAATTCGTGCACTACAGGTATTGAAGCATTTTTATTAGATAAGCCGGTCATTTCTTATCTTCCTATTAACCATAAAACAGAAAATAATACACTGCCTAATATGGTTACCGAAAAGGCTTTTAATCTTGAGCAAATATTACACTTCATAAATATTGCTCATTTATCAGGGGACAAACCTGAAAAGAAAAGACTTTTATCACATTATTATGCTGCTGGAAACACATACGCATATGAAAATATTATTCACTTATTAAACAAATTAAATGTTGCAGAAGAAAATTCTGTAAAAGATTCAACTATTCAAGCACTTTCTTCAAAGATAGGAAAACATACTATGACTTCGGAAGAGGAAATAAAGAGCTTTTTTGAAAGGCTTGATAGCATTGAAAATTCAAAACAGAAAATCTCAATTAAATCATTGGCTCCTGATTTATTCGAAATAAAATCCTTAAATTAACCCCAGTCGTTCATCCAATCTACTAATCCATTAATGATCCCAGTACATGTTTCTTTGTAAAAAATAACTTAATTCATTTGGAAGGCAGGATATAAAGGTGTCTTTTAATAAGAGCATATATAAGAATAGGACGATACTAGTTACTGGCGGTACGGGCTCTATTGGCAAGGAAATTGTAAAACTGCTTTTGAACTGCAGTCCAAAGTCAGTGCGGGTTTTTAGCAGGGATGAGAGTAAACAATTTTTTATGCAGCAAGAATTAAAAAACTTTGACAATGTAAGATATTTTGTTGGCGATATACGTGATAAGCAAAGGCTGTTATTTGCATTAGAAGGGGTAGATTATGTTTTTCATGCAGCTGCATTAAAGCATGTTCCGTCATGTGAGTACAATCCCTTTGAAGCAGTTAAAACAAATGTTCTCGGTGTTCAAAATATCATTGAAGCATCCCTGGAAAAAAAAATAAAAAAAGTTATTGTCATTAGTACCGACAAAGTCGTTAATCCGGTTAATACGATGGGAACTACCAAATTACTATCCGAAAAGCTTGTAGCAGCTGCAGATTATTATAAAGGTTCTCATAAAACTATTTTTGCCTGTGTAAGATTTGGAAACGTAATGGGGTCTAGGGGATCGGTGATTCCATTATTTAAGGAACAAATACTAAAGGGGCTACCAATAACGCTAACCGATAAAAATATGACAAGATTTATAATGTCTATTTCCCAAGCATCCAATTTAGTGTTGAAAGCTGCCGAATATGCACATGGCGGAGAACTTTTCATATTAAAGATGCCTACCATAAAAATTCAGGAATTAGCAGAGGCAATGTTAGAAGACTTTGAAAAGACAACAGGACAGAAAGGACCTGACATTGTGGAAGTTGGAATAAGGCCTGGGGAAAAGATTTATGAAGAACTCATGACATTAGAAGAGTCAAAGAGAGCATTATGCAATGACGAAATGTTTATTATTCCTTCTATTGTGAATGGAAAAGCGGACATAAATCTATATAAAGGTTTTTATATCGCTACCCAGGAGAATTATTCATCAGAAAATGCACCCGCACTAAATAAAAACGAAATTTTAAATTTATTGAGAAGTGAGGACTTAACTTTTGAGAAATAGACAACAAAAAGGGGGTGGGAGGGTGAAAGTTTTATTTGTTGGTCTTGGTTCGATAGGAAAAAGACATTTAAATAATCTTCTAAGCCTTGCTCAAGAGACAGAGGTACTGGTTTATAGACACTCTAAGGTTGAGGAGGATAGCCCCTTTAAGCAATACACTGACTATGATGAAGCACTGCAAGAATTTCCGGATGCTGTTTTTATCTGCAATCCAACTTATTTACATGTTGAGTTTGCTATTAAAGCAGCAAAGAAGGGATGTCATTTATTCATCGAAAAACCTTTATCACATAATTTAAATGGTGTTAATGAGTTAATAAAAACCGTACAGGAAAATAATCTAATAGCTTTTATTGGCTGTAATTTGCGTTTTCACCCAGGATTAAAAAAAGTGAAGAATCTAATAGAAATGAAGGCTATAGGGGAAATATACTCAGTATCTGTATTTGCCGGTCAGTATTTACCTGATTGGAGGCCTTATCAGGATTATCGGACAACATATAGCGCCACTGAGGAAAAAGGGGGTGGTGTCATATTGGATTTAATTCACGAATTTGATTACCTGTATTGGCTGTTAGGAGATTTTAATGAAGTTTGTGCTTTTGCCGGCAAAGTCAGCAATTTGGAAATCAATAGCGAAGACATTGCTGAAATACTATTAAAAACTGAATCGGGTGTTATTGCACATATTCACTTAGATTATCTGCAGAGAACTTATAGCAGAGGATGTAAAGTAATCGGTGAAAAAGGAACAATAATTTGGGATTATAGCACCAATGTGATAAGAGAATATAACATTCTGGACAGTGAATGGAAAAGTTATGACATTCAATTTGATGTAAATAAAATGTATGAACAGGAAATGAATCACTTTCTAAAATGTATAAAACATAATGACTGCCCACTAGTCAGTCTTGAGGATGGAAAAAGGGTTTTAGAAGTTGCAGCAGCAGCAAAAAAATCGGCTAAAGAAAAAATTTTTATTGACTTAACTGAAAGAGAGAGGTGTGAATAATGAAAATATTAGCTGTGATATGTGCCAGAGGAGGGTCAAAGGGAGTTCCAAATAAAAATATCCGCTTATTGAATGGAAAGCCATTAATAGCTTACACAATTGAGTTGGCAAAGGAATATAAAAAGTTCCACCGCATTATTGTTTCAACAGATTCAGAGGAAATCTCAAAAGTTGCTGAACAATATGGAGCAGAAGTTCCCTTTCTAAGACCAAACGAACTATCACTGGATCACTCTCCAAAAATCCCCGTTTTACAGCATGCAGTTAAGTTTCTCCAAGAACAAGAAAATGAAAAATATGATTTAATTGTCGATTTAGATCCCACTTCTCCGCTGAGAACCATTCAAGATATAGATAATTGTATTAATAAAATGATTAAATATAGGCCGAATGTTGTTTTTAGTGTAACAAAAGCTCATAAAAATCCATATTTTAATATGGTTGAAGAAAAGGATGGAAAAGTTTACTTATCAAAACAATTAAAACATCCAGTAAGCAGAAGACAAGATGCACCCGCAGTTTTTGAATTGAATGCTTCGGTCTATGTGTACCAGCCTGACTTTCTGCTTAAGACGAATAGTATCTTTACGGATAACTCAATGGCTGTGGAAATGCCAGAAGAAAGGTCCATTGATATTGACCGGCCCATTGATTTTGAATTTATCGAGTTTTTAATGAACAAAAGAGAAGGAAATAGGGATTAATGAGAGGTTATCATTATGAAGAATGATCTATTTAGCTTAAGAGGGAAAAACATACTCTTAACTGGAGGAGCCGGATTAGTTGGTTCCGGGTTTGCTGAAGCTCTGTATAGTTATGGGGCAAATGTAATTATAGGGGATAAGGACCGTAAGAACGCTGAGACACTAATAAATAGAACTAAAAAAAAGAATTCGAAAAATAAAATGATTTTTAAGTACCTGGACATAACGGATATAGACTCTGTTCATAAGTGCCTAGAGGCAATAATCGAAGAATTTCAATGCATTAACGTAGTTATAAATAATGCATATCCACGTAATAAAAACTATGGAAAAATATATGAAGATATCGACATCGATGATTGGAGAGAGAATGTCGATATGCATTTAAATAGTTATTTTCTTGTTTGCCAGGTTTTCTCTAAACAGATGATGAAGCAGGGGTATGGGAAGATTATAAATATTGCTTCAATATATGGAATGAGGGGTCCAAGATTCAATATATATGAAGGCACGAATATGACAATGCCTGCAGAGTATTCAGCCATTAAAGGCGGGATCATTAATTTCACCAGATACCTCGCCTCCTATTTAGGGCCATACCAGATTACAGCGAATTGCATCAGCTTAGGCGGAATTTATGATCAGCAGCCAAATTCTTTTGTTGAAAATTACTCAAGAAACGTTCCTTTAGGGAGAATGGGTAATACTGATGACTTTAAAGGAGCAATTATTTTCTTATCATCTGATTCATCAAACTACATCAATGGTCATAATCTTGTGATAGATGGAGGATGGACTTCTTCCTAGTTAATTGAGGTGAAGATTGTGTGTAAAAAAAAATTAGCTGAAATCTTAAACGGAGATTATAAACATACCTATATAATAGCTGAAATTGGAGTTAATCATAACGGAAGAATGGATTTGGCTTTTAAAAGTATTGACGCAGCTATTGAGTCTGGGGCCGATGCAGTAAAATTCCAATTTTATAAAGTTGAAAACTTTGTATCTAAAAATGCTGAGCAGGCAAAATATCAAACAGAAAACACAGGTATTTATGAATCCCAATTTGAAATGTTAAAAAGATTTGAGTTAACTTCAAAAGATCAAGAGATTCTAATAAATTATTGTCTTCATAGGAATATAGACTTTTTAGCAACCCCTTTTGATGCAGAAACAGCAGATTATTTATATGAAATGGGAGTCAAAGCATTCAAAATTGGATCAGGAGATTTAACAAATATCCCCCTAATAAAAAAAATAGATGAGAAAGGACTCCCCATCATCCTTTCTACTGGTATGGCTAACTTAGGTGAAATTGAGGAAGCTCTGGATCATATCAAGTATTCTAAGGCAGCTCTATTGCATTGCACCTCTGAATATCCTGCTCCTTATGAGGATGTTAACCTAAAAGCAATTGTAAAAATGGGCGAAGTATTTAATAGAACAGTTGGGTATTCTGATCACACGATTGGCTGCGAGGCCTCAATAGGAGCAGTAGCATTAGGGGCAAGAATGATTGAGAAGCATTTTACCTTAGATAAAAACCTGGCAGGTCCAGACCATAAAGCTTCAATGGATCCTAAAGAGTTTAAACAGTTTGTATCATTTATCCGAAATATAGAAAAGTGTATGGGTGATGGTATCAAAAAATGTATGCCATCTGAAACATATACAAAAAAAGCAGCAAGGAAAAGCCTGGTGATCGATAAGGATATGAACAATGGAGAAACAATTACTATGGACAATTTAAGTATTAAAAGGCCGGGTGATGGGATTCCACCTAAGTATTTTGATTTACTGATTGGAAAAACTGTTAAGAGGGACATAAAGAAAGATACAATTCTGACATGGGATGATGTCCTTTGAGCAAAAAAAATAAAAAGATTGCAGCAGTTACAGGGACCAGGGCCGATTATGGTATATACACGCCATTGCTTAGTAAAATTCAAGATCACAAGGATTTAGATCTGGGTTTAATCGTTACCGGCATGCACCTTTCACCACATTATGGATACACAATAGAAGAAATAAAAAAAGATGGATATCAAATTATTGGGACTTCAGATATTTTACTTCAAGGATCAACACCTGGCAATATGTCAAGGTCAATCGGGCTAGGCATAATGAGCATGACGCAAATATTAGAAGAATATAAACCTGATTTAATTTTAGTATTGGGAGACCGTGTAGAAATGCTTGCAGGATCAATCGCAGCTGCCTGCCTTAACATTCCAATTGCACATCTTCATGGCGGAGAAATCTCTGGGTCCATCGACGAAACGATTAGGCATTCTATATCAAAATTAGCTCATATCCATTTCCCCGCAACTGATATAAGTGCAGAGCGATTAATGAAGATGGGTGAAGAAGAATGGAGAATCCACAAAACAGGTGCTCTACGTTTAGACACAATTTTAAACACTGATGCTCCACCCATAGAAGCTGTAGGAAAAAAATATAATATAGAATTTCTTAAGAGCAGACAATATTATCTATTGATCTATCATCCTGTTACTACAGAAGTAAATACCATGAGTGATCAAATTATCAATATCATAAAAGTGTTACAGAATTTATTAAAAAAACCCCTTGTTTGTATACTTCCAAACTCAGATCCAGGTACTGAAGAAATTTTAGCTGTCTATAAAAAGATTAAAGGGGAAGATATTAAATTTATTACCAACTTTAGCTCAAACGATTATTTATCGGTATTGAAAAACACGATTGCATTAATCGGCAATTCATCATCTGGAATTATTGAAGCTGCTTCTTATCATATACCTGTTTTAAATATTGGAAGCAGACAACAAGGGAGAGAAAAGGGTCTGAATGTCGTGGATGCGGAAACCACTATTCCTTCGATAGAAAAAGGGTTAATGAAAATACATGATCAAAACTTCCAGGAAGAAATCCTTAAAATGACTAACCTATACGGGGATGGATCTGCATCCCAGCGGATTATAGAAGTTCTGGAAAAAATGGACCCTCCCAAAATTCTGCTGAATAAAAGAATGACATACTAAGGAGAGCTATTGATGTATTTACTTATTGGCGGCGGCGGTCATGCAAAGGTCATTCTCGATTGTTTAAATGCTAATAAAGAAAAAATATTAGGAGTTTTGGATGATAACCCTGCAATCAAAAATGTAAATGGTTTTCCAGTACTAGGGAGAGTTGCCAGGGCGCCTGCATTGTTAAAAGAACATGGCAGTAAACTGAAATTAATCATCTCTATTGGTAATAATAAGCACAGAGAAAAGATAGTATTAGAGCTTCATAGTTATAATCCAATTTACGGGAAAGTTATACATCCATCAGCAATCGTCAGTGCATCCAGCTTTATTGATGAAGGTACAGTTATAATGCCCAATTCTGTAGTAAATGCTTCCGCACAAGTTGGGAAACATTGTATCGTTAATACTGCTTCAGTTATCGAACATGATTGTAGTCTTGAAGATTTTGTACATGTTGCTCCTGGAGCTCATTTATGCGGAAATGTAAAGATAGGCAGAGGCACCCATATTGGTGTAGGTGCAAATGTAATTCAAAATATTTCTATAGGAAGAAATTCTATCATTGGCGGGGGATCAAATGTAATAACCTCTATTCCAGATTCAGTAACCGCTTTTGGCAACCCTGCAAGAATAAAAAAATAAATAGATTTCTTAAAAAAAATTATAAGGCAGGGTTGTAAATGGCTGGAAAAAGAATATATTTATCACCTCCTCACATGACTGGCAATGAAAAAAAATATATAAATGAGGCTTTCGAGTCAAATTGGGTTGCACCATTAGGTCCAAATGTTGATCGGTTTGAGAAAGAATTAGCAAGCTACGTAGGACTCGAAGATGCGGTTGCTGTTAGTTCTGGTACAGCTGCAATACATTTATCATTAGTATTATTAGGAATAAAACCCGAAGATAAAGTATTTTGTTCTACATTAACATTTGTTGCAACTGCAAATCCTATTATATATATGGGGGCTACGCCAGTTTTTATAGATTCTGAACCTGAGACATGGAATATTTCTCCACAGGCTCTTCTTCGAGCATTAAGAGAAGCTGAAAAAAATAATGCCTTGCCAAAGGCGGTTATCGTGGTCAACTTATATGGCCAGAGCGCGAAAATGAAAGAAATCATGGAAATTTGCGAGAACTACAATATTCCTGTAATCGAAGATTCCGCTGAATCCTTGGGGTCAAGCTATTTAGGGAAAAAAAGCGGGACCTTTGGGAAATTTGGAATCTACTCTTTTAACGGGAATAAAATAATCACTACTTCTGGCGGTGGAATGCTTGTTTCAAAAGATATTGACGCACTAAAAGAAGCAAGAAATTTGGCAGCTCAAGCACGTGATCCTGTCCCATATTATCTCCATAGCAAAATCGGCTATAATTATCGGATGAGTAATATTTTAGCCGGTATTGGAAGGGCTCAGTTAGCCAATTTAGATCAGCGAATAGAAGAAAAAAGGGATGTATTTAATCGATATAAAGATGAACTGAGCAATATTGAAGGAATAGATTTTTTACCAGAGCTACAAAACACCATTTCAAACAGATGGTTAACTGTTGCAGCAATAAATAAAGAAAAGTTAAAAATCCAGCCTGCTCAAATAATAGAAGCACTGGAAGAAGAAAACATAGAGGCTCGGCATATTTGGAAACCACTGCATACACAGCCAATTTTTAAAGGATACGAATACTATACTCATTCAGAAGGCTGCAGTGTTTCCGAAAAATTATTCGACTGCGGCATTTGTCTTCCATCAGGTTCCTGTATGACTGTCTCTGAACAAGATAGAGTTATAGATATATTGAAACTTAAACTGAAATAATAAAGAGCATTTAACTTCGTCTAATGAAGTTAAATGCTCTTTTAGTATAATTTAAGATTCACTTTTTCTCCAATAACTTCCGTAAGTATCAATATCTATGATGGGATCATTGATATTTTGTTTCCTTCTAAAATCCAAAACAGCCGCTTTGCAATTTGGCAGCCCGTAATCATCCACAATGATAAAACCGCCTTTTGTTACTTTTGAATAAAGACTGGTTAAGCTATCCATAGTAGATCCATACATATCTCCATCAAGCCTTAGAATGGATATTTGGCTGATTGGTGCTTTAGGCAAAGTATCCTTAAACCAGCCCTTTAGAAAACATACCTGGGAATCCAGTAAACCATACTTTTGAAAATTTAATTTTACCTCCTCAAGTGAAACTCTTAGAAAATCAAACGTATGATGCTTATCGTTTTTATCTCTCGGATAATTCTTTATATTCGGTTCCGGCAAACCTTCAAAAGAATCTGCTAACCAGACACGTCTGTCAGTAATTTCATAAGCTTTAAGAAATCCTCTCATAAAAATACAGGCACCCCCACGCCATACACCTGTTTCAATAAAGTCACCCTCTATTTTCTCTTTTAAGACGATTTCCATGCAGCTTTGGAGATTTTCCAACCTGTATCTTCCAATCATTGTATGTGCCATTAGAGGCCAATCAAGTCCTTCTTTTCGCTGATTACTATCAGGTTTTATCCGTTTTACAGCTTCGAGATTTTGGTTTTTTAGATAGCTGCTGATTTCCTTCGGAAGCTTGATGGCAGGCTCCAGGGGCATGTATTTTTCATTCTCCAGCCAGATCTCATTTAAAAGGGTTTTCTTTAACAACTCTAAATATAATTCTCTGCATGAGTTTAAATCCACAATTAAACACCTCATTTATATTTCAAACTCTTATCAGTTTATTAACCCAAACAAAAAAAGAACTGTACGCATATCATAGTTTATATGAAGTTTTCTTAAAGTATGTCATTTATAAAAGGGTGAGTTTAACTGTGGATTTGATTAATTCATTTCACAAACACTATTATGAGAGCGAAGTGTGGAAAAATACCAACTGGCTTGGTTTTAAGACCCTTAAATGTCCTTTAGACCTTTGGATTTATCAGGAAATTATTGTTGAAACAAAACCAGACTGGATTATAGAGTGCGGCACTAACACAGGAGGCAGCAGTTTATTTCTTGCTTCAATCTGTGATTTTATCGGGAAAGGAAAAGTCCTAACCATCGATATTATGGACGCTGGTAAGCAAAAGCCCATTCATCCAAGAATTGAATACCTAATTGGCTCATCTGTATCAAGTGCAGCAGTGAATACAATTATGAGGAAAATTCCTAAAAACCAAACTGTGATGGTCATTTTGGATTCAGACCATACAAAGAATCATGTATTAAGCGAGCTGAATATTTATCAAAAATTAGTAACAAAAGGTAATTATTTAATTGTTGAAGACACTAATCTTAACGGACACCCGGTTTTTAGTGATTTCGGGGAAGGGCCGTATGAGGCAATAGAAGAATTCCTATCGAAAAACGATCATTATGTCCAGGATCATGACCGTGAAAAATTTTTTCTTACGTTCAATCCAAAGGGTTATTTAAAGAAAATTAAATAAACTAATTTAAACTTTTTATTGACAGGAGGAAGAAATGTATAAATTTTGGGATGAAATGATAAAGCCTATTTTTCTAGAGGAAAATGTTAAATCCATTTTAGAAATTGGGTGCGAATCAGGAAGACATACCCTAAAAATGTTGGATTACTGTTTGGCTAAAAAGGCTAAATTATTGTCCATTGACCCATCACCGCTTTTTGATGCTGATCAATTAGAAGCCGAATATGATTTTTTTAAAGTTATTAAGAATATAAGTCTTAAAGAATTAGCTAATATAGAAAATTATGATGCAGTATTGATTGATGGTGACCACAATTGGTACACGGTATATCATGAGCTTAAAATGATTGAAAATAAAGCGCAAGAACAAGGTAAATTTCCTATTGTTTTTTTACATGATACCGATTGGCCCTACGGAAGAAGAGACATGTATTATTTTCCGGAAACAATTCCAGAGGAATTTAGGAAAGCATACGCAAAAAAAGGAATGCTGCCGGGACATATCGAGCTTATAGAAGCGGATTCTGAATTAGATCAACTATCAATAAATAAGAGTTTAAATAATGCAACCATTGAAGGCGGAGAAAAAAATGGGGTTTTAACCGCAGTGGAAGACTTTTTAAAGGAATCATCTTTTCCTTTGAATTTCTTTAACCTCAATGCAAATCATGGATTAGGCATTATTTTTCAGAAAAGCGACAGACTTCTAAGTGTAATAGAAAGCGCTGCTGAAAAATTTAAAGAAGCATATGAAATAGAAAACAGAAAGTAATAATAGCCCTATATTAAAAAAATCAAAAAAAAGATACAAAATTGAAACGGTGAAAGGGTGAATTAGATCCAGCGATATGAAACCGCTTGTATCGGTTATCCTAACCAGTTATAACAAACCTCTCACAATAGCCAAGGCCATTAAAAGTGTTTTAAGACAAAGCTATACGGATTGGGAACTTATGATTATGGATGACAACTCCAATGAAGAAACGGTCCAAATTATAAAGAAGTATTTAAAAGATAAGCGCATAAAATATTACAATAGTAATATTGAAAACAGCGAAAGGTATAGAACAACCAGATATGCAACATTAATTAATAGAGCGATCCCCATGACAAAAGGAAAATACATCACTTATCTTACTGATGACAACGAATTCCTTCCAAACCGGCTGAAAAGGATGGCAGAGTACCTGGAAAGTCATTCAAAAGCTGATATTGTATATTCAAAACAAATGGTAAGAACCATTAATCATAATGGTGAAATTACAAAAACATTTATTCGGAGAACTTTCGGAGTATTACGCAAACCAGCGGGGTATGTGGACCATTGTTCGATTATGCATACAAGGTCAATAGCCAATAAAGTTTATGATAAATTTGGCAGCTACTGGGATGATGATCCAAAATACTGGTTCAATGGGGACGCTGCTTACTGGAAACGATTAACGGAATTTGCTGTTTTTTACCCAGTACACGAAATACTGGATGTAGCATACAAAGCACCCGATTCCTTTCAAAGACTCTACTCGCAAACTCCAAAAATTATTCCTGATGGCACACTTATTAAAGGACCGGCATCTGAAATTTATTTAATCGATCGTAATCATCGAAGAAAAATAGCATCAAAGGAAGTTTTCAACTCATTAAAATATGATGCAAGTAAAATCTTAGAGGTACCAGATCCATACCTTTTTAAATATCAGGAAGGTCCCCCAATTGATCATCATGTTTTTTCTTCTTCAGACCTTATGCCTAATGGCCTGTTAATTAAATGCGCAAATAGCTCTTTTATCTATTATCTGCAGAACAATAAAAAGCATCGAATTTCCAATAAAGAAGCGCTAAACCAATATTTCTGCTCAGAAGAAGTCGTTAATGTTAACGAGAAATTAATTAACCAATTTGAAAACGGACCTGATATCATGCCTATTTCCGATTCTGATGCCTTTATTCCTGATCGTATACTGTTTTTCTGCAGAAATAAATACTATATTAGTTCGAAAAATAGCCTTCAGAGTATCTCTAAACAAACAGCTCTTAATTTGAAACTGCCAGTTCATAGTCCAGTGCGTGTTGGCATGCCTTTTATTTCCAGATTTTTTAAGAATTGAAGAAAAAAAGTGCCGATATGCAAATCAAGGCACTTTTTTTCATATATTCTATTAGTAGGGTACATAATGTCTCTTTTCGTTAAATGGCTGCTCCCTTTTAACTAAAGCATTTATTTGTTTCATATTTTTTATATTCCATTTTTCATAAAATTTTTTTCGATTA
This region includes:
- a CDS encoding glycosyltransferase family 2 protein → MKPLVSVILTSYNKPLTIAKAIKSVLRQSYTDWELMIMDDNSNEETVQIIKKYLKDKRIKYYNSNIENSERYRTTRYATLINRAIPMTKGKYITYLTDDNEFLPNRLKRMAEYLESHSKADIVYSKQMVRTINHNGEITKTFIRRTFGVLRKPAGYVDHCSIMHTRSIANKVYDKFGSYWDDDPKYWFNGDAAYWKRLTEFAVFYPVHEILDVAYKAPDSFQRLYSQTPKIIPDGTLIKGPASEIYLIDRNHRRKIASKEVFNSLKYDASKILEVPDPYLFKYQEGPPIDHHVFSSSDLMPNGLLIKCANSSFIYYLQNNKKHRISNKEALNQYFCSEEVVNVNEKLINQFENGPDIMPISDSDAFIPDRILFFCRNKYYISSKNSLQSISKQTALNLKLPVHSPVRVGMPFISRFFKN